In Drosophila yakuba strain Tai18E2 chromosome X, Prin_Dyak_Tai18E2_2.1, whole genome shotgun sequence, a single genomic region encodes these proteins:
- the LOC6524972 gene encoding zinc finger protein hangover isoform X1 — MCDAAAATATTTSSAAAAAAAVVATTTSTVTVEAIATQPGTTTVATASAGTTSPEAAIPTTASARNSEWSARQNCCRLCIAPQTECISIINSYAADKEPLSTKIHNCVGIKVTPQDRLSQQICHACISYLNSWQSFKNRCFSSQAKQRQWLDANKSKLLNYLDLNSAENGGGGSFDQQLHQQQQSENELEAEKATPTAASTAANILDGIHSLKKRKSLTVYPLPAIPIKDEPIDTDDDYQMKSIDESDDMVDPTMFLERSEHEGDVPLTASDYDYTAQHGVNASSVAAALPPNAVANVAAAGDSKVASCRACSLQFSTRANARRHERNLHPNLFQLSTDSPHNTPITKPTPALAAALEIQRAAAAAATAEANRAAGAAGGNISTQKYRQVVMNAFIKCEGGGYDYDNPEQYRPLLTRDKVEFIEQNDEFLEQYQTMTCRCCNKYFSTYKNFMAHVRKKYPQLPRNLCFNCLKMNDSKALFISHLKKRNCINLFRVLNALRGKTTTVIMPTTEDMTDDGATGVVAVADAGAGAVAMNSPTVTASGEVVTPGGGSERPEKLRAKELLVNKLYECKLCPKGFRTKHEFRTHVYDKHADVQRKDNNSIQCSFCGLDFADPVDRRRHYNNMDCIVRLRCMTCDAKLETHQRFLDHVYQDHLGGVGGGAVSDNASTTGSGMARSNSMEHSPGKRSLLGALGIGVGSSAEESRSSSAAPPLTSTPKPAGATQVGGGGSTSASAAAAAQNSANRDASAPKSQYFSRMPQVCPICGQQYNNYNNVLRHMESKHPNKLPETYKCVRCGLGYPRISYLREHMINVHGVDKNRHSGGFEYIVNADAVKLADGSTPNVYTGRYDYVMKDLMSITNGGTLDDEEEEPGSVAKKMRLDDSSNNSSLVGVASQQKECPICNAVFSNNIGLSNHMRSHYTASNAVNAALAAANRMTPKSLTITATPAADSELGFGGTISESAPATPAANVPPAMANQTPQEQAVFRRSLDQAADRRFRRMRCRICQRRFSSKKSYRYHMLTDHQVQNVQFIKCKLCNAEFAYEKGLKVHLFKVHGRAIKDEMIIKQFECEVCSIVYSSETELQQHKRSVHKLTSTSASTSSKIDDDSLMDEVKPTAADLADLSTLATGASTASAPLYWYQCKYCPSNFNTNKKLAIHINSHDEFDSNDYSCKDCGNVYSGRKSLWVHRYKKHPQVPNPAECSLCRKVFFDRQMHDNHTPTCNRKPITSTGAHQQQDAQLQQQQALQPARRTVFRHKTGDDDDEDDDDEQQQLEERGNSDGNGTTAGVASGSTVTAGTSLKIRIPEVACTICGARFTDQEHFSKHIQKHEQELYVDNPLAAMFDDGPADAGQFQVERQNENGEYACDLCAKTFPQVIALKVHRKWHFRGDSKQNPIDGEATQLTNNNHTTNNNNNSMLHLRELHAVGLMPNQQQQSLNNSCNSSMNHNNSSSNRSKSMKRKRELKCEYCASTFISNNNLRRHMYELHKHEVSNLPEPPVIVVDDHLTCRRCQLTFDTKELWIEHKLADAKVVRPFCPFQWGCDLCGEYLSRKEKLMNHINNHLKEEVIVPVATKAAMERTAAMEAAAGDANTSAPLSTLGEGAESEDNFVEKGEAAGATTSEKMSNPDEDDSDDLDEDSSGDEDESSGTGDDDDDDTDDEDGEGEDEDEEGDGGEGEDEEGVQPPAQLLTQKQHKANLNQDDDDLVEEVISSEEDEDDDGEVESDDDDDDDDDEEDDVEEPEPMALPVRPLMNGKSKMPPLIVASSEDEDDGVMPIEDIIEEEFDEDADPDPDPEDAIEEVDDDDLDEGDVEDEPNVVSRASFSESESTTTTTSNSHSHSTGERRKKADDQLNDPGFTCDLCQLCFDSQELLQSHIKSHILNGPKLSTAPAAAATTASSTATALVTAAKTKPDSKSAVLANNNNSKTSSKTVAATAAAAATATN, encoded by the exons ATGTGCGACGCTGcggcggcaacagcaacaacaacatcatcagcagcagcagcagcagcagcagtagtcgcaacaacaacatcaacggTAACAGTGGAGGCCATAGCGACACAGCCTGGAACGACGACGGTAGCCACTGCGTCAGCGGGAACCACATCCCCTGAAGCAGCCATTCCAACAACAGCATCGGCCAGAAACAGCGAATGGTCGGCGCGACAAAACTGCTGTCGCCTGTGCATCGCCCCACAAACCGAATGCATCTCGATCATCAATAGCTATGCGGCGGACAAGGAGCCGCTGTCCACCAAGATCCACAACTGCGTCGGCATCAAG GTTACACCGCAGGATCGGCTGTCGCAGCAAATTTGCCACGCCTGCATCAGTTACCTGAACTCATGGCAGAGCTTCAAGAACCGGTGCTTCAGCTCGCAGGCGAAGCAGCGCCAGTGGCTGGATGCCAACAAGAGCAAGCTCCTCAACTACCTGGACCTGAACAGCGCCGAGAATGGGGGAGGAGGTTCCTTCGATCAGCAGCTgcatcaacaacagcaatcGGAGAATGAGCTCGAAGCGGAGAAGGCGACGCCAACGGCCGCATCGACCGCGGCCAACATTTTGGACGGCATACACTCGCTGAAGAAACGCAAATCCCTAACAGTCTAT CCACTGCCTGCGATTCCAATCAAAGATGAGCCAATTGACACGGATGACGACTACCAGATGAAGTCCATAGACGAATCCGATGACATGGTCGATCCCACAATGTTCCTAGAGCGCTCCGAGCACGAGGGCGATGTCCCGCTGACG GCCTCGGACTACGACTACACTGCACAGCATGGCGTGAATGCCTCGTCGGTGGCTGCCGCGCTGCCGCCGAATGCGGTGGCCAATGTGGCAGCCGCCGGGGACTCCAAGGTGGCCAGCTGCAGGGCCTGCAGCCTGCAGTTCTCCACCCGGGCCAACGCCCGTCGCCACGAAAGGAATCTGCACCCAAACCTGTTCCAGTTGTCCACAGACTCTCCCCACAACACACCCATCACGAAGCCAACGCCCGCCCTGGCTGCCGCCTTGGAAATCCAAcgggcagcggcagcggcggccacCGCGGAGGCAAATCGGGCAGCGGGCGCTGCTGGCGGGAATATCTCCACGCAAAAGTACCGCCAGGTGGTGATGAATGCGTTTATTAAGTGCGAGGGCGGCGGCTACGACTACGATAATCCCGAACAGTACCGACCACTGCTCACCCGCGACAAAGtggagtttattgagcaaaaCGACGAGTTCCTTGAGCAATACCAGACGATGACCTGCCGATGTTGCAACAAGTACTTCAGCACGTACAAGAACTTCATGGCGCACGTGCGCAAGAAGTATCCGCAGCTGCCGCGCAACCTTTGCTTCAATTGCCTCAAGATGAACGACTCCAAAGCGCTGTTCATCTCGCATCTGAAGAAGCGAAATTGCATAAATCTCTTTAGAGTGTTGAATGCGCTGCGTGGTAAAACAACGACAGTGATAATGCCCACTACCGAGGATATGACAGACGATGGTGCAACAGGAGTTGTTGCGGTTGCCGATGCCGGAGCTGGAGCGGTGGCCATGAATAGTCCCACAGTGACAGCGAGCGGTGAAGTTGTTACACCCGGCGGTGGCTCCGAGCGGCCAGAGAAACTGCGCGCCAAGGAACTTCTGGTCAACAAGCTGTACGAGTGCAAGCTCTGTCCCAAGGGATTCCGCACCAAGCACGAGTTCCGAACGCATGTCTACGACAAGCACGCGGATGTTCAGCGCAAGGATAACAACTCGATACAGTGCAGCTTCTGTGGGCTGGATTTTGCTGATCCCGTGGACAGACGGCGGCACTACAACAACATGGACTGCATTGTCCGGCTGCGCTGCATGACGTGCGATGCCAAGCTGGAAACGCACCAGCGGTTCCTCGATCACGTCTATCAGGATCACTTGGGCGGCGTGGGTGGTGGGGCGGTCAGCGACAATGCCTCCACCACTGGCAGCGGCATGGCCAGAAGCAACAGCATGGAACATTCGCCGGGCAAGAGGAGCCTGCTCGGCGCCTTAGGTATTGGTGTTGGTTCCTCGGCGGAGGAGTCGCGTAGCAGCAGTGCGGCTCCGCCACTGACCTCCACACCAAAGCCGGCGGGGGCTACTCAGGTGGGTGGCGGTGGATCCACCAGCGCCTCTGCCGCCGCAGCCGCTCAGAACTCAGCGAATCGGGATGCATCCGCACCCAAATCCCAGTACTTCTCCCGTATGCCGCAGGTATGCCCCATTTGCGGCCAGCAgtacaacaactacaacaatgTGCTGCGCCACATGGAATCAAAGCATCCGAACAAACTGCCAGAGACATACAAGTGCGTGCGATGCGGACTGGGTTATCCACGGATCTCCTACCTACGCGAGCATATGATCAATGTGCACGGCGTGGACAAGAACCGACACTCTGGCGGCTTCGAATACATCGTGAACGCGGATGCCGTGAAGTTGGCGGACGGAAGCACGCCGAACGTCTACACGGGTCGCTACGACTACGTGATGAAGGACCTGATGTCGATAACAAATGGTGGGACACTCG ATGATGAAGAGGAGGAGCCTGGCAGCGTGGCCAAGAAGATGCGCCTGGatgacagcagcaacaacagcagcctggtgggcgtggctagCCAGCAGAAGGAGTGCCCCATCTGCAATGCGGTGTTCAGCAACAACATTGGCCTGTCCAATCATATGCGTTCCCACTATACGGCATCGAATGCAGTGAATGCAGCTTTGGCGGCTGCCAATCGGATGACACCCAAATCGCTAACGATTACCgcaacaccagcagcggaTTCGGAGCTGGGATTTGGAGGAACAATATCAGAGTCGGCTCCAGCAACACCTGCTGCCAATGTGCCACCGGCAATGGCCAACCAAACGCCCCAGGAGCAGGCAGTTTTTCGACGTAGCCTTGACCAGGCAGCCGATCGACGCTTTCGGCGAATGCGCTGCCGCATCTGCCAGCGTCGTTTCAGTTCGAAGAAGTCCTATCGCTACCACATGCTCACCGATCATCAGGTCCAGAATGTGCAGTTCATCAAATGCAAGCTGTGCAACGCTGAGTTTGCCTACGAGAAGGGCCTGAAGGTGCATCTGTTCAAGGTGCACGGAAGGGCCATTAAGGATGAAATGATTATCAAGCAGTTCGAATGTGAGGTTTGCTCGATCGTCTATAGTTCAGAGACGGAGCTACAGCAGCACAAACGCAGCGTTCACAAGCTTACTTCCACATCGGCGTCCACGTCCTCTAAGATTGACGATGACTCTCTAATGGACGAGGTTAAGCCTACAGCAGCGGATCTAGCTGATCTCTCCACCCTCGCGACCGGTGCATCCACCGCATCTGCTCCACTGTACTGGTACCAGTGCAAGTACTGTCCATCAAACTTTAACACCAACAAGAAGCTGGCCATCCACATCAACTCGCACGACGAGTTTGACTCGAACGATTATTCCTGCAAAGATTGCGGAAACGTCTACAGCGGACGCAAGAGTCTATGG GTTCATCGCTATAAGAAGCATCCGCAAGTGCCCAATCCAGCTGAGTGCTCGCTGTGCCGCAAGGTCTTCTTCGACCGCCAGATGCATGACAACCACACGCCCACCTGCAACCGCAAGCCGATCACCTCGACAGGtgcccaccagcagcaggatgcacagctgcagcaacagcaggcgcTCCAGCCGGCCAGAAGAACAGTTTTCCGGCATAAGACcggcgatgacgatgacgaggatgatgacgatgagcagcagcaactggagGAGAGGGGAAACAGCGATGGCAATGGCACAACAGCCGGAGTGGCGTCGGGCAGTACTGTAACTGCGGGCACGTCACTAAAGATCCGCATTCCGGAGGTGGCGTGCACCATTTGCGGTGCTCGTTTCACCGACCAGGAGCACTTTAGCAAGCACATCCAGAAGCACGAACAAGAGCTGTACGTGGACAATCCACTGGCGGCGATGTTCGACGATGGGCCGGCGGATGCCGGTCAGTTCCAGGTGGAACGACAAAACGAGAACGGGGAATACGCGTGCGATTTGTGCGCCAAGACGTTCCCCCAGGTGATCGCACTCAAGGTGCATCGCAAGTGGCATTTCAGAGGTGATAGCAAGCAG AACCCCATCGACGGCGAAGCGACACAGTTGACCAACAACAATCacacaaccaacaacaacaacaactcgATGCTGCACCTCCGCGAGCTGCATGCGGTGGGCCTGATGcccaaccagcagcagcagagcctCAACAACTcgtgcaacagcagcatgaaccacaacaacagcagcagcaaccgcagcaaATCAATGAAGCGGAAACGTGAGCTGAAATGCGAATACTGCGCCTCCACCTTCATCAGCAATAACAATCTGCGTCGCCACATGTACGAGCTGCACAAACACGAGGTAAGCAATCTGCCCGAGCCGCCGGTGATTGTGGTGGACGATCACCTCACCTGCCGTCGCTGTCAGTTAACGTTCGACACAAAGGAGCTGTGGATCGAGCACAAGCTGGCCGATGCTAAGGTGGTGCGACCCTTCTGCCCCTTCCAGTGGGGCTGCGATCTGTGCGGCGAGTATCTGTCGCGCAAGGAGAAGCTGATGAACCACATTAATAACCATTTAAAGGAGGAGGTCATAGTGCCAGTGGCCACTAAGGCGGCCATGGAGAGAACAGCGGCCATGGAAGCAGCGGCAGGAGATGCAAACACATCGGCGCCACTATCAACATTAGGCGAAGGAGCAGAATCTGAAGATAATTTTGTAGAGAAAGGTGAGGCTGCAGGAGCAACAACATCAGAAAAGATGTCGAATCCCGACGAGGATGATAGCGATGATTTGGACGAGGATAGCTCCGGCGACGAGGATGAGAGTTCAGGCACCGgagatgatgacgatgacgacacGGACGATGAGGATGGCGAGGGTGAagatgaggacgaggagggAGATGGTGGCGAAGGCGAGGACGAAGAGGGTGTGCAGCCTCCCGCTCAACTTTTGACACAGAAGCAACACAAAGCGAATCTTAACCAGGACGACGATGATCTTGTCGAGGAGGTCATAAGCTCCGAAGAAGACGAGGACGATGATGGAGAAGTGGAAagcgacgatgacgatgatgatgatgacgatgaggaGGACGATGTGGAGGAGCCGGAGCCAATGGCATTGCCGGTGCGACCGCTAATGAATGGCAAATCAAAGATGCCGCCGCTGATAGTGGCCAGTTCGGAGGATGAGGACGATGGTGTGATGCCCATAGAGGACATCATCGAAGAGGAGTTCGATGAGGATGCCGATCCAGATCCCGATCCGGAGGATGCCATTGAGGAGGTAGACGACGATGATTTAGATGAGGGGGATGTGGAGGACGAGCCGAATGTGGTGTCGAGGGCCTCCTTTTCGGAGAGCGAGTCCACCACAACGACCACGTCcaattcgcattcgcattcaaCGGGTGAGCGGCGTAAGAAGGCCGACGATCAGTTGAATGATCCCGGCTTTACCTGTGATCTATGTCAACTTTGTTTCGATTCTCAGGAGCTTCTCCAGAGCCACATCAAAAGTCATATCCTCAATGGGCCAAAGCTCTCaacagcgccagcagcagcggcaacaacagcaagcaGCACGGCAACCGCATTAGTAACGGCAGCCAAGACGAAGCCTGACTCCAAGTCAGCGGTGCTggccaacaataacaatagcAAGACAAGCAGTAAGACTGTTGCTGCCacggcggcagctgcagcaactgcgACAAATTGA